The following proteins come from a genomic window of Eubalaena glacialis isolate mEubGla1 chromosome X, mEubGla1.1.hap2.+ XY, whole genome shotgun sequence:
- the PJA1 gene encoding E3 ubiquitin-protein ligase Praja-1 isoform X3, whose amino-acid sequence MGQESSKPVWPKPAGGYQSNTGRRYGRRHAYVSFRPSTSQQERISGQRKTSSEVPMHRSAPSQTTKRSRSPFSTTRRSWDDSESSGTSLNVDNEDYSSTSRWRETANADEGHSDGLARRGRGESSGGYPEPKYPEDKREARSDQVKPEKVPRRRRTMADPDFWTYSDDYYKYFEEDSDSDKEWTAALRRKYRGREQNLSSSGESWETLPGKEEHEAEQARVNASASASPSAGAGAGSSGGNELEEVQGPSLQEEERATTEEGEVPWLQYNENENSSEGDNDSGQEFLQPSVFMLDGNNNLEDDSSVSEDLEVDWSLFDGFADGLGVAEAISYVDPQFLTYMALEERLAQAMETALAHLESLAVDVEVANPPASKESIDALPEILVTEDHSAVGQEMCCPICCSEYVKGEVATELPCHHYFHKPCVSIWLQKSGTCPVCRCMFPPPL is encoded by the exons ATGGGTCAGGAATCTAGCAAGCCTGTATGGCCCAAGCCAGCAGGAGGGTATCAGTCCAATACAGGCAGGAGGTATGGAAGAAGGCATGCTTATGTCAGTTTCAGGCCATCCACGAGCCAGCAGGAAAGGATTTCCGGCCAGAGAAAGACGTCATCCGAAGTCCCAATGCACAGATCAGCCCCCAGTCAAACCACCAAGAGGAGCCGATCACCATTTTCCACCACTCGTCGTAGTTGGGACGACAGCGAGAGCTCGGGAACCAGCCTGAATGTTGATAATGAGGACTACTCCAG TACTTCCAGGTGGAGGGAGACTGCCAACGCTGATGAAGGCCACTCGGATGGCCTGGCAAGAAGAGGCAGAGGCGAGAGTTCAGGTGGCTACCCTGAGCCGAAGTACCCTGAAGACAAGAGGGAAGCCAGGAGTGACCAAGTGAAGCCGGAAAAGGTGCCGAGACGGCGACGAACCATGGCCGACCCTGACTTCTGGACGTACAGCGATGATTACTACAAATACTTCGAAGAAGACTCTGACAGTGACAAAGAGTGGACTGCAGCTCTGCGTCGCAAGTATCGAGGTCGGGAGCAAAATCTGTCGTCCAGTGGCGAGAGCTGGGAGACTCTGCCAGGAAAAGAAGAGCACGAAGCCGAGCAAGCCAGAGTGAATGCCAGTGCCAGCGCCAGCCCCAGTGCTGGTGCCGGTGCTGGCAGCAGCGGCGGCAATGAACTTGAAGAAGTTCAAGGGCCATCTCTCCAGGAAGAGGAACGGGCAACCACCGAAGAAGGAGAAGTTCCTTGGCTCCAATACAATGAAAACGAGAACAGCAGTGAGGGGGATAATGATTCCGGTCAGGAGTTTCTGCAGCCCAGCGTCTTCATGCTGGATGGCAACAACAACCTTGAAGATGACTCCAGTGTCAGTGAAGACCTCGAAGTGGATTGGAGCCTCTTCGATGGGTTTGCGGATGGGCTGGGGGTGGCTGAAGCCATTTCCTACGTGGATCCTCAGTTCCTCACGTACATGGCACTTGAAGAACGCCTGGCCCAGGCAATGGAAACTGCCCTGGCGCACTTGGAGTCTCTCGCGGTGGACGTGGAGGTGGCCAATCCACCAGCCAGCAAGGAGAGCATCGATGCTCTTCCCGAGATCCTGGTCACGGAAGATCACAGCGCGGTGGGGCAGGAGATGTGTTGCCCCATCTGTTGCAGTGAATATGTGAAGGGGGAGGTGGCAACGGAGCTGCCGTGCCACCACTATTTCCACAAGCCCTGTGTGTCCATCTGGCTTCAGAAGTCAGGCACTTGCCCCGTGTGCCGCTGCATGTTCCCTCCCCCGCTTTAA
- the PJA1 gene encoding E3 ubiquitin-protein ligase Praja-1 isoform X1 — protein MGQESSKPVWPKPAGGYQSNTGRRYGRRHAYVSFRPSTSQQERISGQRKTSSEVPMHRSAPSQTTKRSRSPFSTTRRSWDDSESSGTSLNVDNEDYSRYPPREYRASGSRRGMAYGHVDCFGADDSEEEGAGPVERVPVRGKTGKFKDDKLYDPEKGARSLAGVPPQFSSFNRDVREELDKLDPAPAARGSASRAEFLQPNSMASQPSSADGKVVTNGNSLERERREQNLPACPSRAPVSICGGGENTPKSAEEPVVRPKIRNLASPNCVKPKIFFDTDDDDDMPHSTSRWRETANADEGHSDGLARRGRGESSGGYPEPKYPEDKREARSDQVKPEKVPRRRRTMADPDFWTYSDDYYKYFEEDSDSDKEWTAALRRKYRGREQNLSSSGESWETLPGKEEHEAEQARVNASASASPSAGAGAGSSGGNELEEVQGPSLQEEERATTEEGEVPWLQYNENENSSEGDNDSGQEFLQPSVFMLDGNNNLEDDSSVSEDLEVDWSLFDGFADGLGVAEAISYVDPQFLTYMALEERLAQAMETALAHLESLAVDVEVANPPASKESIDALPEILVTEDHSAVGQEMCCPICCSEYVKGEVATELPCHHYFHKPCVSIWLQKSGTCPVCRCMFPPPL, from the coding sequence ATGGGTCAGGAATCTAGCAAGCCTGTATGGCCCAAGCCAGCAGGAGGGTATCAGTCCAATACAGGCAGGAGGTATGGAAGAAGGCATGCTTATGTCAGTTTCAGGCCATCCACGAGCCAGCAGGAAAGGATTTCCGGCCAGAGAAAGACGTCATCCGAAGTCCCAATGCACAGATCAGCCCCCAGTCAAACCACCAAGAGGAGCCGATCACCATTTTCCACCACTCGTCGTAGTTGGGACGACAGCGAGAGCTCGGGAACCAGCCTGAATGTTGATAATGAGGACTACTCCAGGTACCCGCCCAGAGAGTACAGGGCTTCGGGGAGCAGAAGAGGAATGGCTTATGGACATGTTGACTGTTTCGGGGCAGATGATAgtgaggaggagggggctgggcctGTTGAGCGAGTGCCAGTGAGAGGGAAAACTGGCAAGTTTAAAGATGATAAGCTGTATGACCCAGAGAAGGGGGCGAGGTCTCTGGCTGGGGTGCCCCCACAGTTCTCTAGTTTTAACCGTGATGTGAGAGAGGAGCTTGACAAGTTAGACCCAGCCCCTGCAGCACGGGGCTCTGCCAGCAGAGCTGAGTTCCTGCAGCCAAATAGCATGGCCTCTCAGCCATCTTCTGCTGATGGCAAGGTGGTCACAAATGGCAACAGCCTGGAGAGGGAGAGACGGGAGCAGAATTTACCTGCGTGTCCCAGCAGGGCTCCTGTGAGTATTTGTGGTGGTGGGGAAAACACCCCAAAGAGTGCAGAGGAGCCGGTGGTGAGGCCCAAAATCAGAAATCTGGCAAGTCCCAACTGCgtgaaaccaaaaatattttttgatactgatgatgatgatgatatgccACACAGTACTTCCAGGTGGAGGGAGACTGCCAACGCTGATGAAGGCCACTCGGATGGCCTGGCAAGAAGAGGCAGAGGCGAGAGTTCAGGTGGCTACCCTGAGCCGAAGTACCCTGAAGACAAGAGGGAAGCCAGGAGTGACCAAGTGAAGCCGGAAAAGGTGCCGAGACGGCGACGAACCATGGCCGACCCTGACTTCTGGACGTACAGCGATGATTACTACAAATACTTCGAAGAAGACTCTGACAGTGACAAAGAGTGGACTGCAGCTCTGCGTCGCAAGTATCGAGGTCGGGAGCAAAATCTGTCGTCCAGTGGCGAGAGCTGGGAGACTCTGCCAGGAAAAGAAGAGCACGAAGCCGAGCAAGCCAGAGTGAATGCCAGTGCCAGCGCCAGCCCCAGTGCTGGTGCCGGTGCTGGCAGCAGCGGCGGCAATGAACTTGAAGAAGTTCAAGGGCCATCTCTCCAGGAAGAGGAACGGGCAACCACCGAAGAAGGAGAAGTTCCTTGGCTCCAATACAATGAAAACGAGAACAGCAGTGAGGGGGATAATGATTCCGGTCAGGAGTTTCTGCAGCCCAGCGTCTTCATGCTGGATGGCAACAACAACCTTGAAGATGACTCCAGTGTCAGTGAAGACCTCGAAGTGGATTGGAGCCTCTTCGATGGGTTTGCGGATGGGCTGGGGGTGGCTGAAGCCATTTCCTACGTGGATCCTCAGTTCCTCACGTACATGGCACTTGAAGAACGCCTGGCCCAGGCAATGGAAACTGCCCTGGCGCACTTGGAGTCTCTCGCGGTGGACGTGGAGGTGGCCAATCCACCAGCCAGCAAGGAGAGCATCGATGCTCTTCCCGAGATCCTGGTCACGGAAGATCACAGCGCGGTGGGGCAGGAGATGTGTTGCCCCATCTGTTGCAGTGAATATGTGAAGGGGGAGGTGGCAACGGAGCTGCCGTGCCACCACTATTTCCACAAGCCCTGTGTGTCCATCTGGCTTCAGAAGTCAGGCACTTGCCCCGTGTGCCGCTGCATGTTCCCTCCCCCGCTTTAA
- the PJA1 gene encoding E3 ubiquitin-protein ligase Praja-1 isoform X2 — translation MHRSAPSQTTKRSRSPFSTTRRSWDDSESSGTSLNVDNEDYSRYPPREYRASGSRRGMAYGHVDCFGADDSEEEGAGPVERVPVRGKTGKFKDDKLYDPEKGARSLAGVPPQFSSFNRDVREELDKLDPAPAARGSASRAEFLQPNSMASQPSSADGKVVTNGNSLERERREQNLPACPSRAPVSICGGGENTPKSAEEPVVRPKIRNLASPNCVKPKIFFDTDDDDDMPHSTSRWRETANADEGHSDGLARRGRGESSGGYPEPKYPEDKREARSDQVKPEKVPRRRRTMADPDFWTYSDDYYKYFEEDSDSDKEWTAALRRKYRGREQNLSSSGESWETLPGKEEHEAEQARVNASASASPSAGAGAGSSGGNELEEVQGPSLQEEERATTEEGEVPWLQYNENENSSEGDNDSGQEFLQPSVFMLDGNNNLEDDSSVSEDLEVDWSLFDGFADGLGVAEAISYVDPQFLTYMALEERLAQAMETALAHLESLAVDVEVANPPASKESIDALPEILVTEDHSAVGQEMCCPICCSEYVKGEVATELPCHHYFHKPCVSIWLQKSGTCPVCRCMFPPPL, via the coding sequence ATGCACAGATCAGCCCCCAGTCAAACCACCAAGAGGAGCCGATCACCATTTTCCACCACTCGTCGTAGTTGGGACGACAGCGAGAGCTCGGGAACCAGCCTGAATGTTGATAATGAGGACTACTCCAGGTACCCGCCCAGAGAGTACAGGGCTTCGGGGAGCAGAAGAGGAATGGCTTATGGACATGTTGACTGTTTCGGGGCAGATGATAgtgaggaggagggggctgggcctGTTGAGCGAGTGCCAGTGAGAGGGAAAACTGGCAAGTTTAAAGATGATAAGCTGTATGACCCAGAGAAGGGGGCGAGGTCTCTGGCTGGGGTGCCCCCACAGTTCTCTAGTTTTAACCGTGATGTGAGAGAGGAGCTTGACAAGTTAGACCCAGCCCCTGCAGCACGGGGCTCTGCCAGCAGAGCTGAGTTCCTGCAGCCAAATAGCATGGCCTCTCAGCCATCTTCTGCTGATGGCAAGGTGGTCACAAATGGCAACAGCCTGGAGAGGGAGAGACGGGAGCAGAATTTACCTGCGTGTCCCAGCAGGGCTCCTGTGAGTATTTGTGGTGGTGGGGAAAACACCCCAAAGAGTGCAGAGGAGCCGGTGGTGAGGCCCAAAATCAGAAATCTGGCAAGTCCCAACTGCgtgaaaccaaaaatattttttgatactgatgatgatgatgatatgccACACAGTACTTCCAGGTGGAGGGAGACTGCCAACGCTGATGAAGGCCACTCGGATGGCCTGGCAAGAAGAGGCAGAGGCGAGAGTTCAGGTGGCTACCCTGAGCCGAAGTACCCTGAAGACAAGAGGGAAGCCAGGAGTGACCAAGTGAAGCCGGAAAAGGTGCCGAGACGGCGACGAACCATGGCCGACCCTGACTTCTGGACGTACAGCGATGATTACTACAAATACTTCGAAGAAGACTCTGACAGTGACAAAGAGTGGACTGCAGCTCTGCGTCGCAAGTATCGAGGTCGGGAGCAAAATCTGTCGTCCAGTGGCGAGAGCTGGGAGACTCTGCCAGGAAAAGAAGAGCACGAAGCCGAGCAAGCCAGAGTGAATGCCAGTGCCAGCGCCAGCCCCAGTGCTGGTGCCGGTGCTGGCAGCAGCGGCGGCAATGAACTTGAAGAAGTTCAAGGGCCATCTCTCCAGGAAGAGGAACGGGCAACCACCGAAGAAGGAGAAGTTCCTTGGCTCCAATACAATGAAAACGAGAACAGCAGTGAGGGGGATAATGATTCCGGTCAGGAGTTTCTGCAGCCCAGCGTCTTCATGCTGGATGGCAACAACAACCTTGAAGATGACTCCAGTGTCAGTGAAGACCTCGAAGTGGATTGGAGCCTCTTCGATGGGTTTGCGGATGGGCTGGGGGTGGCTGAAGCCATTTCCTACGTGGATCCTCAGTTCCTCACGTACATGGCACTTGAAGAACGCCTGGCCCAGGCAATGGAAACTGCCCTGGCGCACTTGGAGTCTCTCGCGGTGGACGTGGAGGTGGCCAATCCACCAGCCAGCAAGGAGAGCATCGATGCTCTTCCCGAGATCCTGGTCACGGAAGATCACAGCGCGGTGGGGCAGGAGATGTGTTGCCCCATCTGTTGCAGTGAATATGTGAAGGGGGAGGTGGCAACGGAGCTGCCGTGCCACCACTATTTCCACAAGCCCTGTGTGTCCATCTGGCTTCAGAAGTCAGGCACTTGCCCCGTGTGCCGCTGCATGTTCCCTCCCCCGCTTTAA